A genomic stretch from Myripristis murdjan chromosome 12, fMyrMur1.1, whole genome shotgun sequence includes:
- the zbtb7c gene encoding zinc finger and BTB domain-containing protein 7C, whose amino-acid sequence MAHHREEDLIGIPFPNHSSDVLCSLNEQRRDGLLCDVVLIVRDQEYRTHRSVLAACSQYFKKLFTVATTDGGDHHQTAAVYEIDFVAPESLTAILEFAYTSTLTVTASNVKEILNAAQMLEIPCIINVCLEIMDTGGGGGGGREEEGEEEEEEEEDGEEDEEEEEEEEEEEEDVGSRKDEQEEEEDNVSERSLQSSESREEQTPPGRDESPPPSTSKYHQYDVHRESSQSLSPDTMRGKQESMESRALKDFSIESLLQEGLYPRMSTLDRRANFSPLLPGFYPSMWAAEFPAFPQQLLDPGHHQHPHGGGPPQTRLPHPYPTPAPPQLETSRPLDLAVKREIIKEEMKEEVPPSLLHGEFLKEFVGAGLGGTINPGAVPSEGHTLSQIKDEADFRSYLSFLSSASHLGALFPPWQLEEERKMKPKASQQCPICNKVIQGAGKLPRHMRTHTGEKPYMCTICEVRFTRQDKLKIHMRKHTGERPYICLHCNSKFVHNYDLKNHLRIHTGVRPYQCEHCYKSFTRSDHLHRHIKRQSCRISRPRRGRKPAAWRSTPANNFLCPPTAATNRFEENGLSSAYQGVKGRGLGEMLGLGNRGLGYKSMDSAGRESREERRSEGKHIAEEEKAGVGRQRGVFAFALAGEDVLTHSPFYAATSDPWTMRLERAPPIPEPAN is encoded by the exons ATGGCTCACCACAGAGAAGAGGACCTGATTGGGATCCCCTTCCCAAATCACAGCAGCGATGTCCTCTGCAGCCTCAATGAACAGCGGCGCGATGGGCTGCTCTGCGACGTCGTCCTCATTGTCCGCGACCAAGAGTACCGGACTCACCGATCCGTCCTGGCTGCCTGCAGCCAGTATTTCAAGAAGCTCTTCACGGTGGCCACCACTGATGGTGGAGATCATCATCAGACAGCTGCCGTGTATGAAATCGACTTTGTGGCTCCAGAATCTCTGACAGCGATTCTGGAGTTTGCCTACACCTCCACTCTGACAGTGACAGCATCAAATGTGAAAGAGATTTTGAACGCAGCTCAGATGCTGGAGATTCCATGCATCATCAACGTTTGTCTAGAGATCATGGACACTGGGggtggaggcggaggaggcagggaggaggaaggagaagaggaggaggaagaggaggaggatggggaggaagatgaggaggaggaagaggaggaggaggaggaagaggaggatgtcGGGTCCAGAAAGgatgagcaggaggaagaggaggacaatGTCAGCGAGAGGTCGCTACAGTCATCTGAAAGCAGGGAGGAGCAGACGCCTCCAGGGAGAGATGAGTCCCCTCCTCCCAGCACCTCCAAGTACCATCAGTATGACGTCCACAGAGAGTCCTCCCAGTCACTGTCCCCAGACACCATGAGAGGGAAACAG gAGAGTATGGAGAGTCGGGCCCTGAAGGATTTCTCTATTGAATCCCTCCTCCAGGAGGGCCTATACCCGCGCATGTCAACACTGGACAGGAGGGCCaacttctcccctctcctcccaggCTTCTACCCTTCAATGTGGGCTGCAGAGTTTCCCGCTTTCCCCCAGCAGCTCCTGGACCCCGGCCATCACCAGCATCCCCACGGAGGAGGCCCACCCCAAACCAGGCTTCCACACCCCTATCCCACTCCTGCACCGCCACAGCTTGAGACGTCCAGGCCCCTTGATCTAGCTGTGAAAAGGGAGATCATTAAGGAGGAGATGAAAGAGGAAGTCCCGCCCAGTCTGCTCCACGGTGAATTCCTAAAGGAGTTTGTCGGCGCTGGTCTAGGCGGCACAATTAACCCGGGGGCAGTGCCGTCAGAGGGTCACACGCTGAGTCAAATCAAGGATGAAGCTGACTTCCGGTCATATCTGAGCTTCCTGAGCTCGGCATCCCACCTAGGAGCCCTGTTCCCTCCTtggcagctggaggaggagaggaagatgaagccCAAAGCTTCCCAGCAGTGTCCCATCTGCAACAAGGTCATCCAAGGGGCTGGGAAACTGCCCCGGCACATGAGGACACATACGGGGGAGAAACCTTACATGTGCACCATCTGTGAAGTGCGATTCACGAG ACAAGACAAACTGAAGATCCACATGAGAAAGCACACAGGTGAGCGCCCCTACATCTGCCTCCACTGCAACTCCAAGTTCGTCCACAACTACGACCTGAAGAACCACCTGCGGATCCACACGGGCGTCCGCCCATACCAGTGTGAGCACTGCTACAAAAGCTTCACACGCTCCGACCACCTGCATCGACACATCAAGAGGCAGAGCTGCCGCATCTCCCGCCCCCGACGAGGACGTAAGCCGGCTGCTTGGCGGTCCACACCAGCCAACAACTTCCTGTGCCCCCCCACTGCTGCCACCAATCGGTTCGAGGAGAACGGTCTAAGCTCTGCCTACCAGGGAGTCAAAGGCCGTGGACTTGGGGAGATGCTCGGCCTGGGAAACCGGGGCCTGGGATATAAGAGTATGGACAGCGCTGGCagggagagcagggaggaaCGGCGATCAGAGGGGAAGCAcatagcagaggaggagaaagcgGGGGTGGGGAGGCAGAGGGGTGTGTTTGCCTTCGCTCTGGCTGGGGAAGACGTGCTTACCCACTCTCCATTTTATGCTGCGACCTCTGACCCATGGACCATGAGACTGGAACGTGCTCCACCCATCCCTGAGCCAGCCAACTGA